The Lemur catta isolate mLemCat1 chromosome 8, mLemCat1.pri, whole genome shotgun sequence genome has a segment encoding these proteins:
- the ANKZF1 gene encoding ankyrin repeat and zinc finger domain-containing protein 1: MSPAPAPASVSLFDLSADAPVLQGLSLVSHAPREAVAPAPRTSYPGSEERESPERKLLQDPMDISEKLSCSTCDQTFQNRQEQREHYKLDWHRFNLKQRLKDKPLLSALDFEKQSSTGDLSSISGSEDSDSTSEEDLQTLDEERPKFEKPYRPQGFYPHRVLFQNAQGQFLYAYRCVLGPHQVPTEKAELLLQNLQSGGPRCCVVLMAAAGHFAGAVFQGREVVTHKTFHRYTVRAKRGTAQGLRDARGGAPRSAGANLRRYNEVTLYKDVRDLLAGPGWAKALEEAGTILLRAPHSGRSLFFGGHGAPLQRGDPRLWDIPLATRRPTFQELQRVLQKLTTLYIHGEDPREAVRLHSPQTHWKAVREERKKTTEEERRDVSSDKNEALGQNEESHKQGSGSEGEDGLQVELELVELTLGTLDLREFEVLPKRKRKRRNKKERSRGQEAGAHMTLLQQSHDEPFSQSAQAVVASLGSSLDESKAPSQPEPWDVLLAACRAGDVGMLKLQLAASPVDSGVMSLLSAPLGSGGFTLLHAAAAAGRGSVVRLLLEAGADPTVQDSRARPPYTVAADKSTRNEFRRFMEKNPDAYDFNKAQVPGPLTPEMEARQAIRKREQKAARRRRVEQQREQREQEEQEQEEQQRFAALSDREKRALAAERRLAAQLGAPSPPIPDAAVLNAQCGPGRCWSCGASLQGLIPFHYLDFSFCSTRCLQDHRRRAGRPSS, from the exons ATGTCGCCAGCTCCGGCTCCTGCGTCGGTCTCCCTGTTTGACCTCAGTGCGGATGCTCCAGTCCTTCAGGGCCTTAGCCTGGTGAGCCACGCGCCCAGGGAGGCTGTGGCCCCAGCTCCGCGTACTTCCTATCCAG GTTCAGAGGAGAGGGAGAGCCCAGAAAGAAAACTACTCCAGGATCCTATGGAtatttcagagaagttaagctgTTCAACCTGTGACCAGACCTTCCAAAACCGCCAAGAACAG AGGGAACATTATAAGCTTGACTGGCATCGGTTTAACCTAAAGCAACGTCTCAAGGACAAGCCTCTCCTGTCTGCCCTGGACTTTGAAAAACAGAGCTCCACAG GAGATCTTTCCAGCATCTCAGGATCAGAAGACTCAGACTCAACCAGTGAGGAGGACTTGCAGACACTGGATGAGGAGAGGCCTAAATTTGAGAAGCCTTACCGACCCCAAGGCTTCTACCCTCATCGGGTTCTTTTCCAAAATGCCCAGGGCCAGTTTCTTTATGCCTACCGCTGTGTCCTAGGCCCTCACCAG GTTCCCACAGAAAAGGCAGAACTGCTGCTACAGAACTTGCAAAGTGGAGGTCCCAGATGCTGCGTGGTGCTCATGGCTGCAGCTGGGCACTTTGCTGGTGCAGTATTTCAAGG AAGAGAAGTGGTGACACACAAGACCTTTCACCGCTACACAGTGCGTGCCAAGCGGGGCACAGCCCAAGGACTTCGGGATGCCCGAGGTGGGGCACCACGTTCTGCTGGAGCCAACCTGAGGCGCTATAATGAAGTCACATTATATAAG GATGTTCGTGATCtgctggcagggccaggctgggctaAGGCACTGGAGGAGGCTGGGACAATACTGCTGCGTGCTCCCCACTCTGGCCGGTCCTTGTTCTTTGGAGGCCATGGGGCACCCCTGCAAAGGGGGGATCCCCGACTTTGGGATATCCCCCTCGCCACCCGCAGACCCACCTTCCAAGAGCTACAGCGGGTGCTCCAAAAGCTGACAACCTTGTATATACATG GAGAAGACCCTCGGGAAGCAGTCAGATTGCACTCACCTCAGACCCACTGGAAGGctgtgagagaggagaggaagaagactactgaggaagaaagaagagatgtcTCCAGTGATAAAAATGAGGCACTTGGGCAGAATGAGGAATCTCACAAACAGG GTTCAGGGTCAGAGGGAGAAGATGGCTTACAGGTAGAGTTGGAGCTAGTGGAGTTGACACTGGGGACCTTGGATCTTCGTGAGTTTGAAGTATTGCCCAAgcgaaagaggaaaagaaggaataagAAGGAGAGAAGCCGaggccaggaggctggggcaCATATGACTCTTCTCCAACAATCTCACGATGAGCCTTTCTCACAGTCAGCCCAGGCAGTTGTAGCCTCCTTGGGCTCTTCGCTGGATGAGTCCAAGGCCCCTAGTCAGCCCGAGCCCTGGGATGTGCTTCTAGCTGCTTGCCGAGCTGGAGATGTTGGAATGCTGAAGCTCCAGCTAGCTGCCAGCCCTGTAGACTCTGGAGTTATGTCTCTGCTCAGTGCCCCCTTGGGCTCTGGTGGCTTTACTCTTCTGCATGCAGCAGCCGCGGCTGGAAGAGGCTCAGTGGTTCGTCTGCTGCTGGAGGCAGGTGCTGACCCCACTGTGCA GGACTCCCGAGCCCGGCCACCTTACACCGTTGCAGCTGACAAATCAACACGTAATGAGTTCCGAAGATTCATGGAGAAGAATCCAGATGCCTATGATTTTAACAAGGCTCAG GTGCCAGGGCCACTGACACCAGAAATGGAGGCCCGGCAGGCTATACGGAAAAGGGAGCAGAAGGCGGCTCGGCGGCGACGGGTGGAACAGCAGCGGGAGCAGcgggagcaggaggagcaggagcaaGAAGAACAGCAGCGATTTGCCGCCCTCAGTGACCGAGAGAAG AGAGCTCTGGCTGCAGAGCGCCGACTGGCTGCCCAGCTGGGAGCCCCTTCCCCTCCGATCCCTGATGCTGCAGTCCTCAATGCTCAGTGTGGGCCAGG ACGCTGCTGGAGTTGTGGGGCATCCCTCCAAGGCCTCATTCCCTTTCATTACCTCGACTTCTCGTTCTGCTCCACACGTTGCCTCCAGGATCATCGCCGTCGGGCAGGGAGGCCCTCTTCCTGA
- the ATG9A gene encoding autophagy-related protein 9A isoform X1 has protein sequence MELVGPCGQGGQGAVVMAQFDTEYQRLEASYSDSPPGEEDLLVHVAEGSKSPWHHIENLDLFFSRVYNLHQKNGFTCMLIGEIFELMQFLFVVAFTTFLVSCVDYDILFANKMVNHSLHPTEPVKVTLPDAFLPAQVCSARIQENGSLITILVIAGVFWIHRLIKFIYNICCYWEIHSFYLHALRIPMSALPYCTWQEVQARIVQTQKEHQICIHKRELTELDIYHRILRFQNYMVALVNKSLLPLRFRLPGLGEAVFFTRGLKYNFELILFWGPGSLFLNEWSLKAEYKRGGQRLELAQRLSNRILWIGIANFLLCPLILIWQILYAFFSYAEVLKREPGALGARCWSLYGRCYLRHFNELEHELQSRLNRGYKPASKYMNCFLSPLLTLLAKNGAFFAGSILAVLIALTIYDEDVLAVEHVLTTVTLLGVTVTVCRSFIPDQHMVFCPEQLLRVILAHIHYMPDHWQGNAHRSQTRDEFAQLFQYKAVFILEELLSPIVTPLILIFCLRPRALEIIDFFRNFTVEVVGVGDTCSFAQMDVRQHGHPQWLSGGQTEASVYQQAEDGKTELSLMHFAITNPGWQPPRESTAFLGFLKEQVQRDGAAAGLAQGGLLPENALFTSIQSLQSESEPLSLIANVVAGSSCRGPPLPRDLQGSRHRAEVASALRSFSPLQPGQAPTGRAPSTMTGSGVDARTASSGSSVWEGQLQSLVLSEYASTEMSLHALYMHQLHKQQAQAEPERHVWHRRESDESGESAPEEGAEGARAPQPIPRSASYPCAASRPGAPETTALHGGFQRRYGGITDPGTVPRAPSHFSRLPLGGWAEDGQSASRHPEPVPEEGSEDELPPQVHKV, from the exons ATGGAGCTGGTAGGGCCAT GTGGACAAGGTGGACAGGGGGCGGTGGTGATGGCGCAGTTTGACACTGAATACCAGCGCCTAGAGGCCTCCTACAGTGATTCACCACCCGGGGAGGAGGACCTGTTGGTGCACGTTGCTGAGGGGAGCAAGT CACCTTGGCACCACATTGAAAACCTTGACCTCTTCTTCTCTCGA GTTTATAATCTACACCAGAAGAATGGCTTCACATGTATGCTCATTGGGGAGATCTTTGAGCTCAT GCAGTTCCTCTTTGTGGTTGCCTTCACTACCTTCCTGGTCAGCTGTGTGGACTACGACATCCTATTTGCCAACAAGATGGTGAACCACAGTCTTCACCCCACTGAACCTGTCAAGGTCACTCTGCCAGATGCCTTTCTGCCTGCCCAAGTCTGTAGTGCCAG GATTCAGGAAAATGGTTCCCTTATCACCATCCTAGTCATTGCTGGTGTCTTTTGGATCCACCGGCTTATCAAGTTCATCTATAATATTTGCTGCTACTGGGAGATCCACTCCTTCTACCTGCATGCTCTGCGCATCCCAATG TCTGCTCTTCCATATTGCACGTGGCAGGAAGTGCAGGCCCGGATTGTGCAGACCCAGAAAGAGCACCAGATCTGCATCCACAAACGTGAGCTGACAGAGCTGGACATCTACCACCGCATCCTCCGTTTCCAGAACTACATGGTGGCACTGGTTAACAAATCCCTCCTGCCTCTGCGCTTCCGCCTGCCTGGCCTTGGCGAGGCTGTCTTCTTCACCCGTGGCCTCAAGTACAACTTTGAGCTGATCCTCTTCTGGGGACCTGGCTCTCTGTTTCTCAATGAATGGAGCCTCAAGGCTGAGTACAAACGTGGGGGGCAACGGCTAGAGCTGGCCCAGCGCCTCAGCAACCGCATCCTGTGGATTGGCATCGCTAACTTCCTCTTATGCCCCCTTATCCTCATCTGGCAAATCCTCTACGCCTTCTTCAGCTATGCTGAGGTGCTGAAACGGGAGCCAGGGGCCCTGGGAGCACGCTGCTGGTCACTCTATGGCCGCTGCTACCTCCGCCACTTCAACGAGCTAGAGCATGAGCTGCAGTCCCGTCTCAACCGTGGCTACAAGCCTGCCTCCAAGTACATGAATTGTTTCTTGTCACCTCTGTTGACACTGCTGGCCAAGAATGGAGCCTTCTTCGCTGGCTCCATCCTGGCTGTGCTTATTGCCCTCACCATCTACGACGAAGATGTGTTGGCTGTGGAACATGTCCTCACCACCGTCACACTCCTGGGGGTCACTGTGACCGTGTGCAG GTCCTTTATCCCGGACCAGCACATGGTTTTCTGCCCTGAGCAGCTGCTCCGTGTGATCCTCGCTCATATCCACTACATGCCTGACCACTGGCAGGGTAATGCCCACCGCTCGCAGACCCGGGACGAGTTTGCCCAGCTCTTCCAGTACAAGGCA GTGTTCATCTTGGAGGAGTTGCTGAGCCCCATTGTCACACCACTCATCCTCATCTTCTGCCTGCGCCCACGGGCCCTGGAGATTATAGACTTCTTCCGCAATTTCACCGTGGAGGTTGTTGGTGTTGGAGATACCTGCTCCTTTGCTCAAATGGATGTTCGCCAGCATGGTCATCCCCAG TGGCTATCCGGTGGGCAGACAGAGGCCTCAGTGTACCAGCAAGCTGAGGATGGGAAGACAGAATTGTCACTCATGCACTTTGCCATCACCAACCCTGGCTGGCAGCCACCACGTGAGAGCACAGCCTTCCTAGGCTTCCTCAAGGAGCAGGTTCAACGGGACGGAGCAGCTGCTGGCCTTGCCCAAGGGGGTCTGCTCCCTGAAAATGCCCTCTTTACATCCATCCAGTCCTTACAGTCTGAGTCTGAG CCACTGAGCCTTATTGCAAATGTAGTAGCGGGCTCATCCTGCCGGGGCCCCCCACTGCCCAGAGACCTGCAGGGCTCCAGGCACAGGGCTGAAGTTGCCTCTGCCCTGCGTTCCTTCTCACCTCTGCAGCCTGGGCAGGCCCCCACAGGCCGGGCTCCCAGCACCATGACAGGCTCTGG GGTGGATGCCAGGACAGCCAGCTCCGGGAGCAGTGTGTGGGAAGGACAGCTGCAGAGCCTGGTGCTGTCGGAATACGCATCCACCGAGATGAGCCTGCATGCTCTCTATATGCACCAG CTCCACAAGCAGCAGGCCCAGGCTGAGCCTGAGCGGCATGTGTGGCACCGCCGGGAGAGTGATGAGAGTGGGGAGAGTGCCCCTGAAGAGGGGGCAGAGGGTGCCCGGGCCCCCCAACCTATCCCCCGCTCTGCCAGCTATCCCTGTGCAGCATCTCGACCTGGAGCTCCTGAGACCACCGCCCTGCATGGCGGCTTCCAGAGGCGCTATGGAGGCATTACAG ATCCTGGCACAGTGCCCCGGGCTCCGTCTCACTTCTCTCGGCTGCCTCTTGGAGGGTGGGCTGAAGATGGGCAGTCAGCATCAAGGCACCCTGAGCCCGTGCCCGAGGAGGGCTCAGAGGACGAGCTTCCCCCTCAGGTGCACAAG GTATAG
- the ATG9A gene encoding autophagy-related protein 9A isoform X2 yields MAQFDTEYQRLEASYSDSPPGEEDLLVHVAEGSKSPWHHIENLDLFFSRVYNLHQKNGFTCMLIGEIFELMQFLFVVAFTTFLVSCVDYDILFANKMVNHSLHPTEPVKVTLPDAFLPAQVCSARIQENGSLITILVIAGVFWIHRLIKFIYNICCYWEIHSFYLHALRIPMSALPYCTWQEVQARIVQTQKEHQICIHKRELTELDIYHRILRFQNYMVALVNKSLLPLRFRLPGLGEAVFFTRGLKYNFELILFWGPGSLFLNEWSLKAEYKRGGQRLELAQRLSNRILWIGIANFLLCPLILIWQILYAFFSYAEVLKREPGALGARCWSLYGRCYLRHFNELEHELQSRLNRGYKPASKYMNCFLSPLLTLLAKNGAFFAGSILAVLIALTIYDEDVLAVEHVLTTVTLLGVTVTVCRSFIPDQHMVFCPEQLLRVILAHIHYMPDHWQGNAHRSQTRDEFAQLFQYKAVFILEELLSPIVTPLILIFCLRPRALEIIDFFRNFTVEVVGVGDTCSFAQMDVRQHGHPQWLSGGQTEASVYQQAEDGKTELSLMHFAITNPGWQPPRESTAFLGFLKEQVQRDGAAAGLAQGGLLPENALFTSIQSLQSESEPLSLIANVVAGSSCRGPPLPRDLQGSRHRAEVASALRSFSPLQPGQAPTGRAPSTMTGSGVDARTASSGSSVWEGQLQSLVLSEYASTEMSLHALYMHQLHKQQAQAEPERHVWHRRESDESGESAPEEGAEGARAPQPIPRSASYPCAASRPGAPETTALHGGFQRRYGGITDPGTVPRAPSHFSRLPLGGWAEDGQSASRHPEPVPEEGSEDELPPQVHKV; encoded by the exons ATGGCGCAGTTTGACACTGAATACCAGCGCCTAGAGGCCTCCTACAGTGATTCACCACCCGGGGAGGAGGACCTGTTGGTGCACGTTGCTGAGGGGAGCAAGT CACCTTGGCACCACATTGAAAACCTTGACCTCTTCTTCTCTCGA GTTTATAATCTACACCAGAAGAATGGCTTCACATGTATGCTCATTGGGGAGATCTTTGAGCTCAT GCAGTTCCTCTTTGTGGTTGCCTTCACTACCTTCCTGGTCAGCTGTGTGGACTACGACATCCTATTTGCCAACAAGATGGTGAACCACAGTCTTCACCCCACTGAACCTGTCAAGGTCACTCTGCCAGATGCCTTTCTGCCTGCCCAAGTCTGTAGTGCCAG GATTCAGGAAAATGGTTCCCTTATCACCATCCTAGTCATTGCTGGTGTCTTTTGGATCCACCGGCTTATCAAGTTCATCTATAATATTTGCTGCTACTGGGAGATCCACTCCTTCTACCTGCATGCTCTGCGCATCCCAATG TCTGCTCTTCCATATTGCACGTGGCAGGAAGTGCAGGCCCGGATTGTGCAGACCCAGAAAGAGCACCAGATCTGCATCCACAAACGTGAGCTGACAGAGCTGGACATCTACCACCGCATCCTCCGTTTCCAGAACTACATGGTGGCACTGGTTAACAAATCCCTCCTGCCTCTGCGCTTCCGCCTGCCTGGCCTTGGCGAGGCTGTCTTCTTCACCCGTGGCCTCAAGTACAACTTTGAGCTGATCCTCTTCTGGGGACCTGGCTCTCTGTTTCTCAATGAATGGAGCCTCAAGGCTGAGTACAAACGTGGGGGGCAACGGCTAGAGCTGGCCCAGCGCCTCAGCAACCGCATCCTGTGGATTGGCATCGCTAACTTCCTCTTATGCCCCCTTATCCTCATCTGGCAAATCCTCTACGCCTTCTTCAGCTATGCTGAGGTGCTGAAACGGGAGCCAGGGGCCCTGGGAGCACGCTGCTGGTCACTCTATGGCCGCTGCTACCTCCGCCACTTCAACGAGCTAGAGCATGAGCTGCAGTCCCGTCTCAACCGTGGCTACAAGCCTGCCTCCAAGTACATGAATTGTTTCTTGTCACCTCTGTTGACACTGCTGGCCAAGAATGGAGCCTTCTTCGCTGGCTCCATCCTGGCTGTGCTTATTGCCCTCACCATCTACGACGAAGATGTGTTGGCTGTGGAACATGTCCTCACCACCGTCACACTCCTGGGGGTCACTGTGACCGTGTGCAG GTCCTTTATCCCGGACCAGCACATGGTTTTCTGCCCTGAGCAGCTGCTCCGTGTGATCCTCGCTCATATCCACTACATGCCTGACCACTGGCAGGGTAATGCCCACCGCTCGCAGACCCGGGACGAGTTTGCCCAGCTCTTCCAGTACAAGGCA GTGTTCATCTTGGAGGAGTTGCTGAGCCCCATTGTCACACCACTCATCCTCATCTTCTGCCTGCGCCCACGGGCCCTGGAGATTATAGACTTCTTCCGCAATTTCACCGTGGAGGTTGTTGGTGTTGGAGATACCTGCTCCTTTGCTCAAATGGATGTTCGCCAGCATGGTCATCCCCAG TGGCTATCCGGTGGGCAGACAGAGGCCTCAGTGTACCAGCAAGCTGAGGATGGGAAGACAGAATTGTCACTCATGCACTTTGCCATCACCAACCCTGGCTGGCAGCCACCACGTGAGAGCACAGCCTTCCTAGGCTTCCTCAAGGAGCAGGTTCAACGGGACGGAGCAGCTGCTGGCCTTGCCCAAGGGGGTCTGCTCCCTGAAAATGCCCTCTTTACATCCATCCAGTCCTTACAGTCTGAGTCTGAG CCACTGAGCCTTATTGCAAATGTAGTAGCGGGCTCATCCTGCCGGGGCCCCCCACTGCCCAGAGACCTGCAGGGCTCCAGGCACAGGGCTGAAGTTGCCTCTGCCCTGCGTTCCTTCTCACCTCTGCAGCCTGGGCAGGCCCCCACAGGCCGGGCTCCCAGCACCATGACAGGCTCTGG GGTGGATGCCAGGACAGCCAGCTCCGGGAGCAGTGTGTGGGAAGGACAGCTGCAGAGCCTGGTGCTGTCGGAATACGCATCCACCGAGATGAGCCTGCATGCTCTCTATATGCACCAG CTCCACAAGCAGCAGGCCCAGGCTGAGCCTGAGCGGCATGTGTGGCACCGCCGGGAGAGTGATGAGAGTGGGGAGAGTGCCCCTGAAGAGGGGGCAGAGGGTGCCCGGGCCCCCCAACCTATCCCCCGCTCTGCCAGCTATCCCTGTGCAGCATCTCGACCTGGAGCTCCTGAGACCACCGCCCTGCATGGCGGCTTCCAGAGGCGCTATGGAGGCATTACAG ATCCTGGCACAGTGCCCCGGGCTCCGTCTCACTTCTCTCGGCTGCCTCTTGGAGGGTGGGCTGAAGATGGGCAGTCAGCATCAAGGCACCCTGAGCCCGTGCCCGAGGAGGGCTCAGAGGACGAGCTTCCCCCTCAGGTGCACAAG GTATAG
- the GLB1L gene encoding beta-galactosidase-1-like protein isoform X4, translating into MGGLPSWLLQKPKIHLRTSDPDFLAAVDSWFKVLLPKIYPWLYHNGGNIISIQVENEYGSYRACDFSYMRHLAGLFRALLGDKILLFTTDGPEGLRCGSLQGLYTTVDFGPADNMTQIFSLLRQYEPHGPLVNSEYYTGWLDYWGQNHSTRSVPAVTKGLENMLKMGASVNIFYFPPPSHFRYMFHGGTNFGYWNGADEKGLFLPITTSYDYDAPISEAGDPTPKLFALRNIISKFQEVPLGPLPPASRKMMLGPLTLHLDGDLLAFLDILCPRGPIHSILPMTFEAVKQDHGFVLYRTYLTHTVFEPTPLWVPHNGLHDRAYVMVDGVFQGVLERNMRHKVFLMGNLGARLDILVENMGRLSFGSNSSDFKGLLEPPILGQTILIKWMMFPLIIDNLVKWWFPLQLPKSAQPQAPSGPTFYSTTFPILGSVGDTFLYLPGWTKGQVWINGFNLGRYWTKRGPQQTLYVPRPLLFSSGQLNKITLLELENVPPRPQIQFLDKPILNSTLHKTYIYSLLADTLSTPEPMRLSGH; encoded by the exons ACTTCCTTGCTGCAGTGGACTCCTGGTTCAAGGTCTTGCTGCCCAAGATATATCCCTGGCTCTACCACAATGGGGGCAACATCATTAGCATTCAG GTGGAGAATGAATATGGTAGCTACAGGGCCTGCGACTTCAGCTACATGAGGCACCTGGCTGGGCTCTTCCGTGCACTACTAGGAGATAAGATCTTGCTCTTCACCACAGATGGACCAGAAGGACTCAGATGTGGCTCCCTCCAGGGACTCTATACCACTGTAGATTTTGGTCCAG CTGACAACATGACCCAAATCTTTTCTCTGCTTCGGCAGTATGAACCCCATGGACCATTG GTGAATTCTGAGTACTATACAGGCTGGCTGGATTACTGGGGCCAGAATCATTCCACCCGGTCCGTTCCAGCTGTAACCAAAGGACTAGAGAACATGCTCAAGATGGGAGCCAGTGTGAACAT CTTTtactttccccctccctcccacttcaGGTACATGTTCCATGGTGGTACCAACTTTGGATACTGGAATG GTGCTGATGAGAAGGGACTCTTCCTTCCAATTACTACCAGCTATGACTACGATGCACCTATATCTGAAGCAGGGGACCCCACACCTAAGCTTTTTGCGCTTCGAAATATCATCAGCAAG TTCCAGGAAGTCCCCTTGGGACCATTACCTCCTGCTAGCCGCAAGATGATGCTCGGACCTTTGACTCTGCATCTG GATGGGGATTTGTTGGCTTTCCTAGACATTCTATGCCCCCGAGGGCCCATCCACTCAATCTTGCCAATGACCTTTGAGGCTGTCAAGCAG GACCATGGCTTTGTGTTGTATCGGACCTATCTGACCCATACCGTTTTTGAGCCAACACCACTCTGGGTGCCACATAATGGACTCCATGACCGTGCCTATGTGATGGTGGATGGG GTGTTCCAGGGTGTTTTGGAACGAAATATGAGACATAAAGTATTTTTGATGGGGAACCTGGGGGCCAGACTGGATATCTTGGTGGAGAACATGGGAAGGCTCAGTTTTGGGTCTAACAGCAGTGACTTCAAG GGCCTGTTAGAGCCACCCATTCTGGGGCAAACAATCCTTATCAAGTGGATGATGTTCCCTCTGATAATTGATAACCTTGTAAAGTGGTGGTTTCCTCTCCAGTTGCCAAAAAGTGCACAACCTCAAGCCCCTTCTGGCCCCACTTTCTACTCTACAACATTTCCAATTTTAGGCTCAGTTGGGGACACATTTCTGTATCTACCTGGATGGACCAAG GGCCAAGTCTGGATCAATGGGTTTAACTTGGGCCGGTACTGGACAAAACGGGGGCCACAGCAGACCCTCTACGTGCCAAGACCCCTGCTGTTTTCTAGTGGACAGCTCAACAAAATCACATTGCTGGAGCTAGAAAATGTGCCTCCCCGGCCCCAAATCCAATTTTTGGATAAGCCTATCCTCAACAGCACCTTGCATAAGACATATATCTATTCCCTCTTAGCCGATACACTAAGTACCCCTGAACCAATGCGGTTAAGTGGGCACTGA